Within Sardina pilchardus chromosome 21, fSarPil1.1, whole genome shotgun sequence, the genomic segment TTGAGAAAAACGCCATCTTCATCCAAGTCACAGGTAATGTGATATTTTCATGCTTTAAAAATATCGTGTTTAATCAAAAAAGTTGCACAGAGACTAAACAGAAAGACATAAAATATCCAGGTTAGGTCCAGATGAGATTACGGCATGTTGTTCTGGGAAGCAATAGCAGTGGGAACAAATGGGTTCTACCGTCTGAATGTCTTGCATCTTAGCATAGTATACAAGAGCGGACTGGCAACAAAAAGCAGGAAATGTTCCAAAGATAATCGTTCACCATCAGTGCCGCAGCTGGCCATTTGGGTGCCAGAACTGCTTCGCTAATCTTGTTAATTTTGAGTGCTGGTTCGTTAGGTGCATCTCCACTGAATTTCAACAGAACattttcagtaggctacagatatgCGCCATGTTGCCCATATTCCATCTTTAGACTAAGAGTAGTCTGAACTCACTGGACCGGTGGTGGCTATAGGGTCACTCAGCAGTGATTGATTGGGCCTTTTTGTGATCCTCTGCATCAGGGGTCTCCAACACAGAGCACCAGGTAGCTCACTGTAGCGGACTGTAGAGTTCAAAAATCATATGTGTTTTTTTCAATATAatttttgaatgttttcatgttttaaTAAGAGTTTAGGTGTAGATCAGAACAACtttttagatgtccaaaaactGATTCAGAAATgtaatgatttaaaaaatattgtgGGGTCAAAGTTAATCCGCTGCACGGACTCCACTCAACATTACAACCGTGTTAGCTTTTGCTGGTAgccaaacaaaatgtaaaaatgtattaGTTCTGCAAGTGTATTCTCATACGGTTGATGTTGGAAggcaagaaaaaaagacattaatGGCTAATATTATTGAGTAAGGTTGTTTAAACTATGAATAACTCAGATGTATTACATTTTACTATGTTCAACCgttgcacatgaatgaaatgtctaGGTTTACGAAACTGATTCATGCTGTGATAACCTAATTTGATCGAGTAGTTTCACTGAAGTTGATTGAAGGTGAAATTTATGTGAAGTATTTATATAATCTCACAATCGTGTACTAGCAGTACCGGAAAGTATTCAGATGTACTTAGTATTGCAGCATCAATGTTAAGGGACAACTTTGAATATGGACCACAGTTTCAAGAAGCATTCACTGTTCACTGAAGTTGTAAACATATGCTATTAAACCACTGATACTTTGTGCATGCTCAATACCTAATACATTTATGGTGGGAGGTTTATCTCAAAGCGTAACATAAAATAAAACTTGACTCCAAATTCTACTGGTCTAAGCATAGTCCTCCTTTAGAAActcatgtgaaaatgtgtttatagCTGCATGATTTTGTCAGTGTTCTTGTAAAGGCGTATGGGAAAACAATGCAATAGTGACACCAAGgtcatgtatttatttgcctTACTGGTTCAGTAATGTTTCACATTGGACTAGCATGATTATTATGGCTTAGTAAATGTAACATTTGTCCCTTATAGTATATACTATGTTTACCTTActtgattcaattagaaaaTGTTGATTACTCAATTGGAATAACTATTTAAACACAATAAGGATGTGTTTCATCCAAAACTAGACCGTTTCATGTAATTGTAACGTTatatggtttgataaattggacagccctgacttttccttttttacagtggagggctgtgggaacatagCCACGTTCCTGTTAGCAACATGATTGTCTCTGTGTTCTTGCAAAGGCTCATGAGAGCACAATGAAATGATGACACCAAGACATCCCATGTGTTCCTTTGCATGGTTCAATACTTACGGGCGTCATGTTGATTCTGTTGGATAAGTTCATTGCTGTGGCAAAATGTATCAGTTCAATAACATTGAGCTTTTAATTTGATGTTTTGTTGTTTAGTAAATGTGACATAATCTCTTTTCATTTCCCCCCTAGTATAGGCCTATAAGCTTACCTTACTTGATTAATTTAGAAAAATTTACTACTCAATTTGAATAACTATTTGAATACGATAAGGTTGAGTTTCATTCAAAACTAGACTGTTACAAGTAATTGTAACGTAatatggtttgataaattggacagcTCTGACGtttccttttttacagtgtactcttGGAGAACTTAGTCTGACCTTTTCAACAATCAGAAGTTACAAGGATGCTCATATGTAAAATATGTTGTCATATGTTTCAGACTTTATGATGGCTCAAATATTTGTAAAAACACCTCATGTATTTGAGGGTGACAACGTGGATGTGAAATGCACTCATTTCAATGTCAAAACCCCGAAAATACTTCATGTGTACCTTTGCAAGGATGGGATTGGAGTCAGCGTGGCTGCAGCACAGACAGAGGAAGCCAGTTTTAAACTCAGACAAGTCAGCAAAGAAGACTCCGGGAATTACAgctgtgtgtactcactgaaGAAACATGTCACTAGCAGCGTGACTTCGACAAGTTTCAAAAACTCTGTCATCATCCAGGTCACAGGTAATGTCATATAACTTAATCATTCTGACCAAAACAGTTTTAATAGACCCTGAACCACACTGTAATGTTTGGGATACATGTATTGAATAATTCTCTAGGAACACTTTGGTAGCACTTAGACTAAGAAGGGTTTGTTGATCAGCCTGGCTGTTGACAGTATATCTGTTACACAATAGAATAGAAAGTACATGGCAATGTTGAAGCTCTTCTTATGCAGTGTTAATATATCTGTTCACAACATGGAGGCAGATGATTGCTTACCTAGCTGATTCTTGCCATATTTAAATAAaattcccccccaaaaaaagtaTTAACAGATCATGAGAGGGCTTCAATAGAGATGGATGTCCATCACTGGTGGGTGAATGTCATCAGACTCCTGTGTTCAGTTGGAGTGGTCATTGCAGCTGTGGCCGTTCTAATCATTCATAATTTCTGCAGCAAAAGGTAGGAATTGCTACATTTATTAAAGATTAACGTAATTTGATAATCATTCATAAACCTTTACTTCATCATAGGTTTAGCTCAATTCACATTTATTTGTGGAAAATATTTAGTTTTTTGTAAgaaaacatacatactgtataatttTGTTTAATCTAATCATTTTTCTTCAAACTTTATTAAGAAGACACACCATTAAGAAGAAATAGAGAAGTGCCATGTGTGCATGCCAACTAGGAGCAAATGATTCCCATACAATCCTGACACGATCACATTAACAAATCATGTACAAATCATGTACAAATCATGTAGTTTGCATCATGAGGACTTTAATCTTCTGCATTCAAAGAAATAGATCTGTAAATGTTCATAATATATTTATCAAAAGCATCTCACCTGATCAGTTTATTACACATATATCGTATCCTGGCAGAACTATCTTggtcccaataataataataaaaattgCAACATAAACAACTCTTTGTTTCCTTGTTGGATTCTTCCAGTTTTTGTGAAGATTTTTGTTATGGACTTTCGAACTGCCCAACTGGCTGAAGATTTTTGTAATTGACTTTGAACTGTAACAGTGAAGATTTTTGCTTGTGTGGAACATTGAGTTTTTCTGGACTACTTTACTGTGACCTctgagcgtttttttttttttttttgtctttttgagaaCTGCTGTTTTCTGGATCCTCTGAACTTTACCTTTTCTGTTGATTATTTACACCTGAGCTTCTCTcctttgttggatttttgagaattctgtgaaaaataaaaactcCGAAGTAAACTGCAATTGGGTCTTCCTGTCTGTACTATAACAAGTTAATGCTTTGTTTATTATATACAATGCATTGTTACTGCCTCGATTATCATCAATGAGTTGTTTGAAAACACGTGAATACATGCTTTGGTCCCTCTATATTATATTTTTGACACTTTTGTACAGTTAAAACTATTCTGTGCTCAGACGAAGAATAAAACAGATTGCGTGAGTCAGTAAATAAGTGTACATATTTTAGCACTTTGTGATGTATTGATTTCTTAGAAGAATTTGTGTGTCTTGGGAGTACTAACATTAACAACGCATTTGGAAATAGACTTTGAAAGGCCTAAATACATGCCGTGTAATGTAATTACTGCATTTAGAAAGGTTTAGGAGAAACTATGCACTGCAAACACAATATGACCGcggctcagttctgcacatttaattctctccacaaaaataaattgacGCTTGTGAACTTTTCCTGTAACTCCTATTTGTGCCatttatatgcatatatctgctactcttgcagctcatatGTATAAatgagtgcgtgcatgtgtttgtttgcttttaagactgtgtgtgtgtctgtgcgtgtgttatgtgcatacgtgtgtgtgtgtgtgtgtgtgtgtgtgtgtgtgtgtgtgtgtgtgtgtgtgtgtgtgtgcgtctgactctgtggatgtgtgtgtgcgtatacgtgtgtgagtgtgacaggaTCATGCTTAACCCTTCGCTCAATAGCACCATCTGCATGTGTATAGTCActaaagacacatacacacatttatttgatAGCCCCcaatggatgaaattccacaaaacttggcatactcccaggggatgtcaggttaatcatacacatgaaatgtgGTGCAGTTGCAGTTGATAACATGTCATCTAATTAAAGCAATATATAttgtattttcatttttcaccatgggggtgcaaatcataGATGACTggttatttaagcaataagccccgagaggccgtgggttatactgtactgtataatcgaacagctaagggctaagggcgttgttaggcacgacgcgtgcgttttttgacgcactttgcgtccgtcagGTTCATAGGGCTAATTTCACTCCactttgacatacagtacgtatgtTATGACATATTACGCTTGCTTCTACTTGTCTGTAATCAGGGGCACTGCTAGACAAAAATGGGCCCTATGAAAGACAATATAGTTTGCAGCAAACTTGAGGATAATTTGTGGGACTTAAtaatgtaatgacaatgtaatcccttgtaaaaTAATTAACATAATGTCAGTCACTTTGAATGAAAAAAGTGCctgctaaatgtaatataatgtaatatggcAAACATTTAAGTTAACTAGAAAATATAGCCAAACGTTTACCAATGTTGGCTTCTAGAGGCAAACTTCCAGCAAAGGGGCAACAATAAGAAGTTTGGCACAAGTGGCAAATGTGTTTACCAGGGATTTGCCACTTTAGCTAACCGTGCCAAACTTTGAGTGAACTTCTGGTGACATTCCTGCAACATTGCTAAAAGTTAACCCTAAGATAATCAATCTCATTTGCATGTGATAATATAACCTTGCCGCAAATTTGCAGCAGCTCTTGACGAGAAGCTTGACATTTCTCTTCGGCCTATCTATACATTCTGGCTTCTCTTTATTGTATACTAAGAGCAcagctggggttttttttttaaaacaaaataatctaCAAATGAGTAGTTATAATTTACAACCCTTTCTGTCTATGTCAGTTACATATAATTCAACCTTGCAACATAGATGAAACAAATACTCTACACTACAAATaagccacttcctgtttgtaCTATTCTTGGTGACTTCACTGAGACCTTAATGGCGAAAAATTTGTCTCTTTAGTGTTACTTAGTGAGGCCCCGGGCTCAGATCAACTTCTTCAGCTCTGCATGTATCAACGATGCAGCTCCTACTCCTTATTGGTGAGTGAAACTCAAATAATCAAGATAGAATAAAATATAAGTCATGTGAGGCTGCTGGATGACACATTTTCAGGCCATGTTCAGTTATATATCTTCAGATTTAATTTATGGAAAACCGAATAGTGTAATTTAATTTGACCAAAAAGTGCAAATTAAAAAATGTTATAAGTCAAATATGTAATTTTCTTCAATGGTTTTTCTTCAAAAAAGCAATGTCATGTGCTTTGGACATATCGTCTCCAGCAGGTATGTGAAATTTATTTTGATTATCTAATTAATATCTTATCACTTGCTTCCAGATATTATCATATGAACTTACATTATTTTCTAAACGTATATTATTATGTGTATTTTCATGGATCATGGAAGCATTCTCCTTTAGCATTCTCCTTAAATTTCAGATTTAAAACCTGAAATATTTTCTAGACTGAACGAAGTTTTAGAGGGGGACATTTTGGAGTTGAAGTGTAGATTTGGCACAACAAGTAAGCTTGAGCTACACATGTTTCTCTGCAAGAACGGGGTCAGAATCAAAATGGAAACAGTTATTGCCAAAAGAGAGTGTACATTTCAGCTTCCCAATGTTACAAAAGAAGACTCTGGGaattacacgtgtgtgtacaaACAAACATCTAATACCGTGACTGGTGTTGGGAAAAACTCCATCTTCATCCAAGTCAAAGGTAATGTGACATTTCCATGCTTTGAAAATATACTGTTTAATCAAAAACCCCAGATGAGATTAACTCATGTTGTTCTGGGAGGCAATAGCAATGGGAACAACAAGTGAGTTTTACCATCTGCATAATACATAAGGATGGGCCGGCAACAAAACGCAGCTCAGGAAATACTCTGAAGATAATTGTCCACCATGGGTCTCTACAGAGACTTCATCCTCTGACCTTTCCCTATATCTATGGTTTGGACTGTCTAACATGATGGTCAAATATTAGGCAAATTGCCATCCATATATTATAATGCAACACATTTGAGTCCAGCCTGTCCTGATCATTTGCATTGATGTGTGGCGCTATATGTGACTTCAATGCAACCATGCAATAGTGGCGTATGCAGTTGAACTCACTGGACTGGTGGTGGCTATAGGGTCAGATTGGGCCTTTTTGTGATACTAATGATCTGCAGTAGGGGTGTCCAACACCGTGCACCAGGTAGCCCAGCAGCCTATGAGGCACCTGGAGTGTATGTTCTGAAAATAGTCATTGATTGCTGCAGAGTTCTAAATCACATATAATAGTTTTATTCAATCTTTTTCCCCCCATGTTTTATTACAAGTTTAGGTGTAGAATAAAGAACAACTTTTACAACATTTGAAAATTGATTAAACGATTAAGGAAtaatttaaaaaacattttcgGGTCAAAGTTAATCCGCAATAGCGTGGATTCCCCTTAACTCTACAGCTCACCTCTATTGTTAGCCAAACACAATATAAAGATGTATTAGTTCTGCACCTGTATTCTCATAATAGTGGTTGATTTTTGGTAAGAAAACTGAGTAAGAAAAAGAAGACATTATTGATGACTACTATTTTCAGTAAGGTTGTTTAGACTATTAATAATTCGGatttattttgtattaaatTAATTGCTTACTgttaataaaaacacaaataatctCACATATTTGTAATTTTATAGTGAACTTAAGACTTGAGCTTATTTCATTCAAGAAAATGATGTAGAATGAGTAACCCTCCATTTAATGTGTCACCCTTTGGGTACTCTCATAAAAGTGGGGTCAATGTTAAAACTCCTGAGTTTCCTATAATGGACTTCATTACAGATACAGATGGTTCCAGGGTTATTTTTGTTGTCAATTATTGTCCCTTAATACTTACAGTCTTGGAGAACTTAGTCAGATCATTTCAACAATTTAGTGTTACAAAGATCctcatatgttaaaatatgttgttCATATGTTTCAGACTTTATGATGGCTCAGATTTTTGTAAACACACCTCATGTATTTGAGGGTGACAATGTGTCTGTGAAATGTACTAATTTCAAGGCCAAACCCCAAAAAGGACCGCATATTTACCTTTGCAAGAATGAGACTGGAGTCCAAATGAATACAGCACACGAAGGAGACACCAGTTTTACACCCAGACATGTCAGAAAAGAAGACTCAGGCTATTACAGCTGTGTGTACTCAATAAAGAAGCATCTCCTTAGTAAAGTGACTTTGACAATCTTCAAAAACTCTGTCATCATCGAGGTCAAAGGTATGTCACAAGTAATGCCACATATAACTTTTTTAGTCTAAGCTGTTTCTAGAGATATTAAGATAGCGGTCATTGGGCGGATCAAGTTTCCGTCAAGGATTCATGGGAGACTGAAAGACTATggtgcacgaaacttggtgggcatgtactgtagccccACTaggatagcatggaaccattgtttttttttctttcagagcAGGGTAAGAATACATCATCAAATCACACTTCGTCTCAAAACACCCCTTCTCAGACAAGGATCATATGGGTTACCATTCCTGTCATTTTTCTGTGCATTGTTGGAGCCCTGTCCTGCTTCTACAAAAGACGTACGTTTTTGAGTCCTATTGATATCACAACCGCTGATGAGTTGATTTTCTTGTTCAAATCTAAATGATGAAAATAAATTTACCAAAAAGCAACCTTGCATTAATTTCAGTTATTTTGTAGAATAATGCCATACTGTGATTAACATTGATTATTGTTGATTAATGTTTTCATCAACAAATCTTAATCACTCATGTGGTgatattatattaatattaaagCAACACCTTTAAAGCAGCACTTTATCTCTGTTGCTTTATTGTTTacttgtttatccagcaaataatgatgtccacagacaaggtagcgtatgttgcatgattttatgaaagtatgatgtattgtgacattgaaggaagtcaaatttgtagtttcttatgtctcattccatcaaactgTATgtacatgcgtgcatgcgtgcgtgtatgtgtgtgtgtgtgtgtgtgttcaagttgtTGGGTGTAAGGGTCTGGCCAAATGTTTCTCTCGTGCCACTCATTCCCCTCTCTTTTTGTAAACAGGTTTACTGGCAAAACGGTGCGAATTCACTTTGCACCATATCACAACATCCACATCATTACACCATATCACAACAtccacatcattacacactctgTATCACAACAtccacatcattacacacactgTATCACAACATCCATATACACCATTTCACAACATCCACATCCTTACATTATGACAGGATGAAGCAATATCTGGGAAACAAATGTGGAACTCCATAAATGTATGATGACTGTTGttgtctctttcatctctctgtctctccctctctttctctctctctcttctctcctccaatACAGACGACCAAAGGCAACTCAGGAACCAGAGGCAATCTACAGTGAAGCAAACTACAGTGAAGCAATATTTGCACAAAGTGAATATTTCACTtacttactttttttttacatttcatgaGGTCTGATGAGTTGACAGCTATATTCAtagatgtttaatgtttatATTCTGTTCACAGGCAACAGTGAGTCTGAACCATATAACTGGCACAACAGGTCTGTGAGAGGAATACTGTAAAAGTGAAAATGGTCTTGAGAACCTTTGAATCAAAATACCATAAAATACCATGAACGTTTccttcttttttattttcttttcctaTGTCTCTTTCACTATCTTCTCTCTAGTGAGGCTCAGCAGACAGATGAAGTCTACAGCAAACCAACACGTAATAAAGGTGTGAGCTCTTTCAGATTCCATACCTTTTCTGTTAGCTCATGTTTTATAGCTATAaataatgcatttttttgtgcTCCATTCAGCTAAAAAGAAACCTAAATCTCATAGCAGGTTTGTGAATTTGCACATATGCCAATCATCCATTATGCAGATTTTCACCATTTTTTACTGTgtctcacctacagtatgtattcccTCTAGTGAGACTCAGCAGACAGATGAAGTCTACAGCAAACTGACACTTTCAGGGTAAACATCCGTTTACATCTTGTTAGCTGCCAGGGCTAAGGCCTCCTGAATCACCAGGACAGACTATGATTGTCTCTTTGGGCCCTATCATGATATTCTAAAGCTGGTGCAAAGTCTGAAATCATCATGACGGATAGCTTATTCCTATTGTAGACTAAAGTTTTTTGCCATGCACGTCTCTTTTATTGAGCATCGCACCAAGGGGTGTGGCAATTAATAAACTAAGGGGGGGTCTGGCGCATTATCTAAAAATCGCTAGCATATCTAAAACACATTGCGCTACTGAGAGCATTCCGAGACAAGGACCTCCGCTAAGCGAAAACATaatcgcctcctggatccagacggtgatctgGATCACACCCAAAATGTATTGGCTTCTacccttgggtcatttcagacctttcctgaaaaattcattgaaatccattgataactttgagttatcttgctaacagacaaataaacaaacaaacaaataaacagataaacatacaaacaaaccccgatgaaaacatatgaAAACAATTTCAAATTTGCcaatgagttcaaataatagatgAGTGCATTCCGTGTAGGCTATATTCTCTGCTTAAGTTTTAgcaaagcaaggtttagtggaatacCTGTTTCATAGGGCTGAGTGCAAGCAGATGCGCCGGTGACCATCAAAATACCGATGCACACTGTTTGAAGTAAAGTTTAGTAAAGTCAGTGAATGAGTAAACTAAAGCTATTCTTGTCATTGTGGCAACTTCCGGTTATTCTGCCAAACATCCAGTTGGGTCATTTCTCATATGAGCAAGCTGGTAGTTTGTAAGGGCACTCACCCAATCCAGCTGTCGTCAACTTCAGACTGTAACACTTTTGCTGATAGCTTATCAGCATAGTTCAATACTATTTCAATGAACAAATACAACCATGCgattttgtttttacaatgtGTAGCCCATTGACAGTGCTTTATAGACTGTATACTGCATTTTATGTCAAGAGTAAAGTTATGATACTGCCATTTTGGGTATGGTGTAGTAGGAACATTTTGATGACCCAAAAATGTTTCTGTCTAGGAtaaattatcattattattattattattattattattattattattatcattaacaTTATCCAGGTGGACAAAAATTCTATGTGTCTTTAAGACAGCGCTAACCACTTTCTCACAGAAAAGAAGAAACAATGTGAACTCTCTCCACCAGAGGATTCTGTCTAGATCTAATAATCATCACACCAGCCACATCAGCAACATGATAATAGcattgctgtgcatgtgtgtcccaacatttgctctctcctctgttggTGTTTAGAGGCCTCTCATAACATTGATACGTCACAATGAAATACAGCTTTGACAATGTAATGGATGTGACCTGATCATGATCACATACCTCTTCACCTCTACtactagaaataaaaaaaataggttACCCTGAAATGCAGTGAAAAATATATTATACTAGATATATTATTCTAGAAAATTTACTTACATCCCTGTTTTCAAAAACAGTGACTTggtgtaaaatataaataaagacAGAATGCTATGATTCGTGAGTAACATAAACCCTACATTAATTGAAAATATAGTTAAAAAGGCAGCAGCAAAAAACATGTTGAATTGTTCCAAACCTACTACAAAGTTTGATAAAGAGCAAATCTGCCGGCAGGTGTTTTAATAGTCTTTCTGTTGGTCCAACATAATCATGCTCCTACTTACCTCACTGCCTTGCTGGAGAACTGCACCCGTGCCCAGTCACTGCCCCCCTCCTCAGAAGGTCCACTCAATACACCAAACATGAACTTCAACACCATGGAGATACAGTCACACTGTCCCTAAGCCCTGGAATTCACTTCCCCTTTACAGTAGCCGTGGTGAATCCGTTGACTTTAACCGTAACCTGAGCACATTTCCTTAAGCTATATTCCCTATGATGTGTTTTTCATTATTGTACTGGCTGTAATTATGGCAATACTGTCATATTActtgtatttatgtttattgAAGTGACGTTTGTTGCCATTAAATGGGCTTTAAATGCAATGTATTTAATGATTATGAATTATTATtatggattattattattaatgtgacAACACCAATTATCGTCCCTTTCATtcgaaaattctaaaacaacaatgtttttAATATCTTAGAATAACAttgatacagtacatgaacctta encodes:
- the LOC134069325 gene encoding uncharacterized protein LOC134069325, with amino-acid sequence MEILTAERECTFKLPGVKKEDSGNYTCVYSEDKQPVNTVSGVEKNAIFIQVTDFMMAQIFVKTPHVFEGDNVDVKCTHFNVKTPKILHVYLCKDGIGVSVAAAQTEEASFKLRQVSKEDSGNYSCVYSLKKHVTSSVTSTSFKNSVIIQVTVLTDHERASIEMDVHHWWVNVIRLLCSVGVVIAAVAVLIIHNFCSKRRHTIKKK
- the LOC134068576 gene encoding uncharacterized protein LOC134068576, yielding MFLCKNGVRIKMETVIAKRECTFQLPNVTKEDSGNYTCVYKQTSNTVTGVGKNSIFIQVKDFMMAQIFVNTPHVFEGDNVSVKCTNFKAKPQKGPHIYLCKNETGVQMNTAHEGDTSFTPRHVRKEDSGYYSCVYSIKKHLLSKVTLTIFKNSVIIEVKEQGKNTSSNHTSSQNTPSQTRIIWVTIPVIFLCIVGALSCFYKRRTFLSPIDITTADELIFLFKSK